A window from Salvelinus sp. IW2-2015 linkage group LG5, ASM291031v2, whole genome shotgun sequence encodes these proteins:
- the LOC111964357 gene encoding protein ZNRD2 — MCIYIFVKQRRAATTDSSGIMALNADDDDFEWTPPSESEMKVIHAQRERQDKISKLMGAYLLKGYKMLGECCEQCGTILLQDKQKKNYCVACQELDSDVDKDNPALNAQAALSQVRERQLASQPVHLDNGAPSSDTPLSITGQPRPEHCEGAASGLRGPLPPPANPSPALTVTPSFLPTSTPSIQPVQVAAPIVAPAPHPALSSAEDAVLHKLRWATQELQHSASVEASIQLCSLIRSCADSLRSLKELHQS, encoded by the exons AtgtgtatatacatttttgtaaagCAACGGCGTGCAGCAACCACGGATAGCAGTGGAATCATGGCACTGAATGCAG ACGACGATGACTTCGAGTGGACACCCCCTTCAGAATCTGAGATGAAGGTTATTCATGCTCAGCGGGAACGACAGGACAAAATAAGCAAGCTCATGGGTGCCTACCTCCTCAAAGGCTACAAAATGTTAGGAGAATGCTGCGAGCAATGTGGG ACGATTCTCCTTCAGGACAAGCAGAAGAAGAACTACTGTGTTGCATGTCAGGAACTGGACTCTGACGTAGACAAGGACAACCCAG CCCTAAATGCCCAGGCTGCCCTGTCACAggtcagagagagacagctagccTCTCAGCCTGTCCATCTGGACAATGGAGCCCCCTCCAGTGACACCCCCCTCTCCATCACAGGGCAGCCCCGACCAGAGCACTGCGAGGGAGCTGCGTCAGGACTGAGAGGACCCCTACCTCCACCAGCCAACCCCTCCCCTGCACTCACCGTGACCCCTAGCTTCCTCCCTACATCCACCCCATCCATTCAGCCAGTCCAGGTGGCAGCCCCCATAGTAGCCCCTGCACCTCACCCAGCCCTATCCAGTGCTGAGGATGCAGTGCTGCACAAGCTGCGGTGGGCTACACAGGAGCTCCAGCACTCAGCCTCAGTAGAGGCTAGTATCCAGCTGTGCAGCCTCATCCGCAGCTGCGCAGATTCACTGCGCAGCCTGAAAGAGCTTCACCAATCATGA
- the LOC111964358 gene encoding leucine repeat adapter protein 25-like, which yields MNGFQSSPPECPDSVCSIEGLPPLPKGLSGILNSSGGSWRDIKKVYSKLTSIQADISKSTVIDTLRRSKPASLDAGLAVLREEMVGLRQLDMSLHCQLWSLYESIQEYKGAFQDISNSLLSESSITTENSYSEEEDDYEDEENDGDNVPQNLPGTSLTLQSTQNSRDQWIKESFHISL from the exons ATGAACGGGTTCCAGTCCAGTCCTCCTGAATGTCCGGACAGCGTCTGTTCAATCGAAGGACTACCCCCTTTGCCAAAAGGCCTCAGCGGCATCCTGAACTCCAGTGGTGGCTCATGGAGGGACATCAAAAAAGTATACAGTAAACTGACAAGCATTCAGGCCGACATTAGCAAGTCTACAGTGATCGATACTCTCCGCCGCAGCAAGCCTGCAAGTCTGGACGCAGGGCTCGCAGTGCTGCGCGAAGAAATG GTAGGCCTCAGACAGTTGGACATGTCtctgcactgtcagctgtggtcTCTCTATGAGTCCATCCAGGAGTACAAGGGAGCTTTTCAGGACATCTCCAACTCTCTGCTGTCAGAGAGCAGCATCACTACAGAAAATAGTTactctgaggaagaggatgattaTGAAGACGAGGAGAACGATGGTGATAATGTACCTCAGAATCTACCTGGCACTTCACTGACTCTCCAGTCAACTCAGAACTCCCGGGACCAATGGATCAAAGAGTCTTTCCACATTTCCTTATAA